The region AATATTTAAAAAAGGAAAATCGCCCGCGTTAAAATTTAAAAAAGAACGCAATGTTTTTGAAGAAGTTATACCTGTAAAAGTGGCAACAGTAACCGAAATTCGCAAAAAGAAACACGAACGTAAGGTTTTAGTAGGTCAGGGCGAACATTATTTTACAAAAGCATCAGTTGCCCAATTTACCTTAACAAACGGTAAGGTTGCAGTTGGCGACGAATTAGTAATTGTAGGGCCAACAACAGGTGAAGAGCGCATTGTTTTAAACGATTTTAAAGTAAATGGTACCGAAGCACCATTAGCAAATGCAGGCGATAGAATAACTTTTGTAACACCTTTCCGTGTTCGTATGTCCGATAAATTATATATCGTTCAAAAAGAAAACGAATACGTTTAAAATAATTCAACATAAAAAACACTTTTAAGCAAGTTGGTAATTTACTAACTTGCTTTTTTATTTAAAGCTATGAACAAAATTTATTACTTAAAAACTTGCGATACGTGTAAACGCATTTTAAAACAAATTGATAACATTCAAGAATTTCAATTACAAGATATTAAAGAACACCCTATAACCGTTAAACAGTTAGATGAAATGTATGTACATACCAAAAGCTATGAACAGCTGTTTAACAAACGTGCCAAATTGTATAAAGAAATGGGTTTAAAAAACGAAAATTTATCTGAAACTGATTTTAAAAGATACATATTAGAACACTATACTTTTTTAGCGCGACCTGTAATTTTTTATAACAATGAAATTTTTGTAGGTAATAGTCCTAAAACAGTAGAAAAACTACTAAAAGCAATACAAAATTAGCTGATAATTAGCTAGTTAAAGCGTAACACATACGTGGTATTTTATCATAAACAGCTTGGTTTTTGATTTAAAAACGTTATTTTTAACATAAATTTAATAAAAATTGAGTGATATGAAAAAATTATTTGCAGAGTTCTTTGGAACTTTTTGGTTGGTTTTTGGTGGTTGTGGCGCAGCTGTTTTTGCGGCAGGCGTACCCGAAATTGGTATTGGTTTAGCAGGTGTTGCTTTAGCTTTTGGTTTAACCGTTTTAACAATGGCGTATGCTGTTGGGCATATATCGGGTGGGCATTTTAATCCGGCGGTATCGTTTGGGTTGTTTGCTGGCGGTAGGTTTCCTGCTAAAGATTTAGTGCCTTATATTGTTTCGCAAGTATTAGGTGCTACAGCAGCCGCAGGTTGTTTATATTTAATTTTAAACGGTGCAGGTGCTTTTAATACCGAAGGTGTTGGTGCATTTGCAACCAATTTTTACGAAATGCCTGGTTATGCTGGCAGAAGTTTTAGTATGGCAGCTGCCTTTTTAGCCGAATTTTTATTAACAGCCTTTTTCTTAATAATTATAATGGGCGCAACCGATAAATGGGCAAATGGTAAATTTGCTGGTTTGGCCATTGGTTTGGGGTTAACTTTAATACATTTAATATCTATACCAATTACCAATACATCGGTAAACCCAGCGCGTTCTACATCGCAAGCGTTGTTTGTACAAGGTGAGGCATTATCGCAATTGTGGTTGTTTTGGGTTGCACCAATTGCAGGCGCTATTGTTGGAGGGTTAATTTATAAATTCTTACTTCAGAAAACAGAAAACGAATAATATTAAAAAGAGATTGCCGCAAAGCAATCTCTTTTTAATTTATAGAATTTTAGATTTCTAACTTTGCCAAAGTTTTTATGGCAACACATGTGCATTTTCGTAATCTTGTTGGGTAATTTCGTAAGTGTAATATTCCATATTACCTTCTTTTTTTTCAAATATAAAGTCATTTGGATTGTATATGCCAATTGGTGAGCTTTTTGAAGAAAAGCAATATGTCAAAGCCTCTGAAGATCCATTACAAAAATAACCTTTGTTATTATCTAAAAAAACAATTTTCATTTGATCTCCAAAACTAATAAATCCCCAATATTCCCTATTATGTTTCGCAAATTTAAAATAATTAGTACTTTCATTAGCAGCTAATTCTTTATTAAAATATACATTAGTTGTAGTAGAATTATCTATTGTTAGTTTAAATGTATGTGCTGTGCTATTTTTAATTCTAAAACTACTATAATAAGTGGTTGGTTCTTCTTCTGAACAACTTGATAAAATAATTAAACAAGCGAAAATTAATAACTTTTTCATGATGTTTTTTTAAGTTTTCAACAAAAATAATTAAATATCTTTTACTTTGCCAAAGTTTAAAACTTTGGCAAAGTTTTTTTTAATTCGTTTAATTTGAAATATTTACGTAAATTTATGTTTGACAATTAAGTAAAATGTTTAAAATGATGAAAAAAATTACATTGATATTAATTACAGTATTTGGGTTTGTGTTTAATATACAAGCGCAACAAGAAAATTTTGATTTGCTTCAAAATAATACGCTACCAAGTGGCTGGAGTGCTGTTTATACCAATAATTTTATTGGAATAGGTAACTATTATACAGCATGTAGCGGCTCACAATATCTTTACGCTAATATTCATACAAACGAAGTAACAGAAGTTACAACAAATCGCGATGTATATATAGGATATGTAATTCCAACAATTAATTTTAAATTAAAAAT is a window of Myroides sp. JBRI-B21084 DNA encoding:
- the aqpZ gene encoding aquaporin Z, producing MKKLFAEFFGTFWLVFGGCGAAVFAAGVPEIGIGLAGVALAFGLTVLTMAYAVGHISGGHFNPAVSFGLFAGGRFPAKDLVPYIVSQVLGATAAAGCLYLILNGAGAFNTEGVGAFATNFYEMPGYAGRSFSMAAAFLAEFLLTAFFLIIIMGATDKWANGKFAGLAIGLGLTLIHLISIPITNTSVNPARSTSQALFVQGEALSQLWLFWVAPIAGAIVGGLIYKFLLQKTENE
- a CDS encoding arsenate reductase family protein; protein product: MNKIYYLKTCDTCKRILKQIDNIQEFQLQDIKEHPITVKQLDEMYVHTKSYEQLFNKRAKLYKEMGLKNENLSETDFKRYILEHYTFLARPVIFYNNEIFVGNSPKTVEKLLKAIQN